From one Trifolium pratense cultivar HEN17-A07 linkage group LG1, ARS_RC_1.1, whole genome shotgun sequence genomic stretch:
- the LOC123903903 gene encoding embryogenesis-like protein — MNRRASLSLSTAFSRIKHSFRQSPLPTSPIPFIPSIHTVPTSNFHSFSKITTTHFAIRHDIRNFSNGSSELDHNKEVDEINLKFAEAREEIEMALESKETVYFNEEAECARAAVGEVLSKFEGLLAKLPEKERGALQRSMGLKIEQLKAELLQLDE; from the coding sequence ATGAATCGACGTGCGAGTCTTTCTCTCTCCACCGCATTCTCCAGAATCAAACACTCCTTTCGCCAATCACCACTACCTACTTCCCCAATCCCCTTTATTCCATCGATTCACACCGTCCCAACTTCAAATTTCCACTCTTTTTCCAAAATCACAACTACCCATTTCGCGATTCGGCATGACATAAGAAATTTCAGTAATGGATCAAGCGAGTTGGATCATAACAAGGAAGTGGACGAAATTAATCTCAAGTTTGCAGAAGCAAGGGAAGAGATAGAGATGGCGTTGGAGTCAAAAGAGACTGTGTATTTCAATGAAGAAGCTGAGTGTGCTCGTGCCGCCGTCGGTGAAGTGTTGTCTAAGTTTGAAGGGTTGTTGGCTAAGTTGCCGGAGAAAGAGAGAGGAGCTTTGCAGAGGTCTATGGGTCTCAAGATTGAACAATTGAAAGCTGAACTTTTACAATTGGACGAGTAA